One window of Archangium lipolyticum genomic DNA carries:
- a CDS encoding L,D-transpeptidase family protein, protein MTRMLFMVGLLTALTAGAEDRVEKARRAKARVVADTFAAAGVSWPPDELYVRAFKQERELEVWAGARGQPLRMVKTFPFCAASGDVGPKRREGDEQVPEGFYTLDHFNPRSLFHLSMRVSYPNDADRVRGERPLGGNIYIHGDCASLGCIAIEDGPIEELYLMVLDARARMKRDVPIHIFPRRLDAAGLAALAKHPRATPERVAFWRGLEPGWRLFEETRRPPRVTVDSRTGAYHVRPGR, encoded by the coding sequence ATGACACGAATGCTCTTCATGGTGGGGCTGCTGACAGCGCTGACTGCGGGTGCGGAGGATCGGGTGGAGAAGGCGAGGCGGGCGAAGGCGCGCGTCGTGGCGGACACCTTCGCGGCGGCGGGAGTCTCCTGGCCGCCGGACGAGCTGTACGTGCGGGCCTTCAAACAGGAGCGGGAGCTGGAGGTCTGGGCGGGGGCGCGGGGTCAGCCGCTGCGCATGGTGAAGACGTTCCCCTTTTGCGCGGCCTCGGGGGACGTGGGGCCCAAGCGCCGCGAGGGCGACGAGCAGGTGCCGGAGGGCTTCTACACGCTGGACCACTTCAACCCGCGCAGCCTGTTCCACCTGTCCATGCGGGTGAGCTACCCGAACGACGCGGACCGCGTCCGGGGCGAGCGTCCCCTGGGCGGCAACATCTATATCCACGGCGATTGCGCGAGCCTCGGCTGCATCGCCATCGAGGATGGCCCCATCGAGGAGCTGTACCTGATGGTGCTGGACGCGCGGGCGCGGATGAAGCGGGACGTGCCCATCCACATCTTCCCGCGCCGGCTGGACGCGGCGGGCCTGGCGGCGCTGGCGAAGCACCCACGGGCCACACCGGAGCGGGTGGCCTTCTGGCGCGGCCTGGAGCCGGGCTGGCGGCTCTTCGAGGAGACGCGGCGCCCGCCCCGGGTGACAGTGGATTCCAGGACAGGGGCCTACCACGTGCGGCCCGGGCGGTAG
- a CDS encoding spore photoproduct lyase family protein: protein MTHPTWTVTNLDLFPPEPLPPGPLAHLLKVSRIYLEPGIERFTRGRDILARFPGAERIEVRSHWNIPGLFGNEGNAEAWNRIKGSTLVLGVKKSMSFEENGRSADFLPPSAANGCVMSCAYCYVPRHKGYANPVTVFVNIEQIVAAIRRHAGKLGPKTEPNSVDPRYWVYDIGCNSDCSADAALSDNVRDLVRLFTTLPNAMGSFATKLVNRELLTYSPRGKTRIRFSLMPHGKAKLLDVRTSPIAERIAAIDDFVDAGYEVHLNFSPVVISEGWQDEYDALFQQVDDTIGDKAKEQLAAEVIFLTHNERLHEVNLRWHPKAEELLWRPELQEAKVSQGGGANVRYRTGLKGRLVEELKQLLARRMPYCRVRYAF from the coding sequence GTGACGCATCCTACCTGGACCGTGACGAACCTGGACCTGTTTCCCCCAGAGCCACTCCCGCCCGGCCCGCTCGCCCACCTGCTGAAGGTCTCCCGCATCTATCTGGAGCCCGGCATCGAGCGCTTCACCCGGGGCCGGGACATCCTCGCGCGCTTCCCCGGCGCCGAGCGCATCGAGGTGCGCTCGCACTGGAACATCCCCGGCCTCTTCGGCAACGAGGGCAACGCCGAGGCGTGGAACCGCATCAAGGGCAGCACCCTCGTGCTGGGCGTGAAGAAGTCCATGTCCTTCGAGGAGAACGGCCGCAGCGCCGACTTCCTCCCGCCCTCGGCCGCCAACGGCTGCGTGATGAGCTGCGCCTACTGCTACGTGCCGCGGCACAAGGGCTACGCCAACCCCGTCACCGTCTTCGTCAACATCGAGCAGATCGTGGCGGCCATCCGCCGCCACGCGGGGAAGCTCGGGCCCAAGACGGAGCCCAACTCCGTGGACCCGCGCTACTGGGTCTATGACATCGGCTGCAACAGCGACTGCTCGGCCGACGCGGCCCTGAGTGACAACGTGCGGGACCTGGTGCGGCTCTTCACCACGCTGCCCAACGCCATGGGCTCGTTCGCCACCAAGCTGGTGAACCGCGAGCTGCTCACCTACTCGCCCCGAGGCAAGACGCGCATCCGCTTCAGCCTCATGCCGCACGGCAAGGCGAAGCTGCTCGACGTGCGCACCAGCCCCATCGCCGAGCGCATCGCCGCCATCGACGACTTCGTGGACGCCGGCTACGAGGTGCACCTGAACTTCTCGCCCGTGGTCATCTCCGAGGGCTGGCAGGACGAGTACGACGCGCTGTTCCAGCAGGTGGACGACACGATTGGCGACAAGGCGAAGGAGCAGCTCGCCGCCGAGGTCATCTTCCTCACCCACAACGAGCGGCTGCACGAGGTGAACCTGCGCTGGCACCCGAAGGCCGAGGAGCTGCTGTGGCGGCCCGAGCTCCAGGAGGCCAAGGTGTCCCAGGGCGGCGGCGCCAACGTGCGCTACCGCACCGGGCTCAAGGGCAGGCTCGTCGAGGAGCTCAAGCAACTGCTCGCCCGGCGCATGCCGTACTGCCGCGTGCGCTACGCGTTCTGA
- a CDS encoding CPBP family glutamic-type intramembrane protease, with protein sequence MRISAQLLPNTPPRGRALAEAALVLFSVFLPANFAVLGRAPLLAATCILFAWGLLLLRPWADWRSGHAGRALVLLLLFSMALGALTASEWFGEAPSPRLGVTHQSVSLQRDGQPAREVVELTRVLPGLPADGLLEVGDRILAVDGQPLSSSDPELDFQKHIREAGGGNSTALRLDIEREGEPREVTVQLGPARKAGLARSGAILWLCLRALGAILLVALLLWRDGQGPAQLGLVRDGLGRELLLGIPVTLGTYAAHIAASVPIAFFGALLKLAGKETLARKEVATALVETGLSVPAFAAAMVLVTGFEEIAFRGFLVPRLRAVLGHWYAAVVVSAVLFGLGHFYQGTLAVFQTAALGAWFGLVFIYRFRLPSVMLAHAAFNTLNFAFMLWLQRSGLLEKLTGQQ encoded by the coding sequence GTGCGGATCTCCGCCCAGCTCCTCCCCAACACGCCTCCACGCGGACGGGCGCTCGCCGAAGCGGCCCTCGTGCTCTTCTCCGTCTTTCTCCCGGCGAACTTCGCCGTGCTCGGAAGGGCTCCCCTCCTCGCCGCCACCTGCATCCTGTTCGCGTGGGGCCTCCTCCTCCTGCGCCCCTGGGCGGACTGGCGCTCCGGCCATGCCGGCCGCGCCCTCGTCCTGCTCCTCCTCTTCTCCATGGCCCTCGGGGCCCTGACGGCCAGTGAGTGGTTCGGCGAGGCGCCCTCTCCCCGGCTCGGCGTGACGCACCAGAGCGTCTCCCTGCAACGCGACGGGCAGCCCGCGCGAGAGGTCGTCGAGCTCACCCGTGTGCTGCCGGGTCTTCCCGCCGACGGGCTCCTGGAGGTGGGAGACCGCATCCTCGCCGTGGACGGTCAGCCCCTGTCCTCCTCCGACCCCGAGCTGGACTTCCAGAAGCACATCCGCGAGGCCGGTGGCGGAAACAGCACCGCCCTCCGTCTGGACATCGAGCGCGAGGGAGAGCCTCGAGAGGTGACCGTCCAGCTCGGGCCCGCGCGCAAGGCGGGGCTCGCCAGGTCCGGCGCCATCCTCTGGCTGTGCCTCCGCGCGCTCGGCGCCATCCTCCTCGTCGCGCTCCTCCTCTGGCGGGATGGGCAGGGCCCCGCTCAGCTCGGGCTCGTCCGCGACGGGCTCGGCCGCGAGCTCCTCCTCGGCATCCCCGTCACCCTCGGCACGTACGCCGCGCACATCGCCGCTTCCGTTCCCATCGCCTTCTTCGGCGCGCTCCTGAAGCTCGCCGGCAAGGAGACGCTCGCGCGCAAGGAAGTCGCCACCGCGCTCGTCGAGACCGGCCTCAGCGTGCCCGCCTTCGCCGCCGCCATGGTGCTCGTCACCGGCTTCGAGGAGATCGCCTTCCGCGGCTTCCTCGTCCCTCGGCTGCGCGCCGTCCTCGGCCACTGGTACGCCGCCGTGGTCGTCTCCGCCGTGCTCTTCGGCCTCGGGCACTTCTACCAGGGCACCCTCGCCGTCTTCCAGACCGCCGCCCTCGGCGCCTGGTTCGGCCTCGTCTTCATCTACCGCTTCCGTCTCCCCTCCGTGATGCTCGCCCACGCCGCCTTCAACACCCTCAACTTCGCCTTCATGCTGTGGCTCCAGCGCTCCGGGCTCCTCGAGAAGCTCACCGGACAGCAGTAG
- a CDS encoding pre-toxin TG domain-containing protein, whose product MPAPRSTLPLLSAAAPRPIAALLLLCLVACAGPGYQGGPLRLGTLRYEPGGSFRHSRALSPEEAAHWKAVEAKLEEYLQWGMLLMETHASHLRRIAPGYLLTEHPLREKSLDALVRATLAWAYSHTQDPDFLRRSPSEVALYLLASRSSLATAIELGKRAPPHLDYSPPPADSYSEGELVAELAIGLTPFLGEITDLTAALSGESFTGHPLTDTERLIHVLGVVLPFANGKLLKEGGQAALERVALVTGRSLHEVRVLSRVASQLSAQDVKEIERILQRAADRGGTLADEELAFLRKVAGKLEKPLDEATAALRRGQKPPLLGARALPTGARMLPGSAEHLAQCWVDYQFRHPLKYRRFSYAVDPEWERLYRSILANKPAGSAFEDSILKAASFEKNTALMLPPPGSQAVGFIPDSVRGNPGELLWGQPYHFVEAKGRQELALTGNLKAMLDYVRDHGGHVELWIRSARHPAGKTRLTEPLRRYLDELADDGKASLKDSP is encoded by the coding sequence GTGCCGGCTCCGCGCTCGACGCTTCCGCTCCTGTCCGCAGCAGCCCCGCGACCCATCGCGGCCCTGCTCCTGTTGTGCCTCGTGGCCTGCGCCGGGCCTGGGTACCAGGGCGGGCCACTTCGCCTGGGCACGCTGCGCTACGAGCCCGGGGGCTCCTTCAGACACTCCCGCGCCCTGAGCCCGGAGGAGGCCGCGCATTGGAAGGCCGTGGAGGCCAAGCTGGAGGAGTACCTGCAATGGGGCATGCTCCTCATGGAGACCCATGCCTCGCACCTGCGCCGCATCGCTCCCGGCTACCTCCTCACCGAGCACCCCCTGCGTGAGAAGTCCCTCGATGCCCTCGTGCGCGCCACCCTCGCCTGGGCCTACTCGCACACGCAGGACCCCGACTTCCTGCGCCGCAGTCCCTCCGAAGTCGCCCTCTACCTGCTGGCCAGCCGATCCTCCCTGGCCACCGCCATCGAGCTGGGCAAGCGCGCCCCTCCCCACCTCGACTACTCCCCTCCTCCCGCCGACTCCTACTCCGAGGGCGAGCTGGTGGCGGAGCTGGCCATCGGCCTCACTCCCTTTCTCGGGGAAATCACCGACCTGACGGCGGCCCTCTCCGGCGAGAGCTTTACTGGCCACCCCCTCACTGACACCGAGCGGCTCATCCACGTGCTGGGCGTGGTGCTGCCCTTCGCTAACGGCAAGCTGCTCAAAGAGGGCGGACAGGCTGCCCTGGAGCGGGTGGCACTCGTCACCGGCAGGAGCCTGCACGAGGTGCGGGTGCTCTCCCGCGTCGCTTCCCAGCTGAGCGCCCAGGACGTGAAGGAAATCGAGCGCATCCTCCAGCGGGCCGCGGACAGGGGTGGCACCCTGGCCGATGAGGAGCTGGCCTTCCTGCGGAAGGTGGCCGGCAAGTTGGAGAAGCCCTTGGACGAGGCTACCGCGGCCCTGCGTCGCGGGCAGAAACCACCCCTTCTGGGAGCGCGGGCCCTTCCCACGGGCGCACGCATGCTGCCCGGCAGCGCCGAGCACCTGGCACAGTGCTGGGTGGACTACCAGTTCCGCCACCCGCTCAAGTACCGGCGCTTCTCCTACGCCGTCGACCCCGAGTGGGAGCGCCTCTACCGCTCCATCCTCGCCAACAAGCCGGCGGGCAGTGCCTTCGAGGACTCCATCCTCAAGGCCGCCAGCTTCGAGAAGAACACCGCGCTGATGCTGCCCCCACCGGGCAGCCAGGCCGTGGGCTTCATCCCTGACTCAGTGCGTGGCAACCCCGGCGAGTTGCTGTGGGGTCAGCCCTACCACTTCGTCGAGGCCAAGGGTCGCCAGGAATTGGCGCTCACTGGAAACCTCAAGGCCATGCTCGACTACGTGCGTGATCATGGAGGTCACGTCGAGTTGTGGATTCGTTCCGCCAGGCATCCCGCCGGCAAGACTCGACTCACGGAGCCGCTCCGACGGTATTTGGATGAACTCGCCGACGATGGCAAAGCGAGCTTGAAGGACTCCCCTTAG
- a CDS encoding methyl-accepting chemotaxis protein, with translation MDTSPRSLQADEAYREFLLTRGPGRLRQLSVLGVVATAVLFALDVLNVLVATGGEASLGDIALARLPWVLVPLLLGVLRGVLGPADVPVAAFLATGLFSIGNDWTFYQIGTAGSGYHVVLVFLNALVGPSVMPIGRWARLGFYGLLALAHVAFDMLLSGAPLASKLVLDVTLLVALVAVGVLLESLHGGHRRQFLLRREMQAALKELETSRSKVVETGRTLAGSAQVLSSTISEMSQQAAHVRMAALRIASASEQMASAAGTLFRHSRASATQAEEAQRYTGEVDSLVSGMESSMTAIAHAVGRSALSVQKLEESSDRIHGFVETIQEMAAATNMLALNAGIEAARAGEHGRGFAVVAKEVGKLAEESGRSSAQIGAVVGGVTRQMAETLQAVGNIRETTARFTPVLESARTTLRSIRETVLQNQQLMEKSSGEAERQAEQTTHISQGCARLLELVDTYAQMGTDVSATALQLGKMADELKKLLPEESQPKTPPSPSGRGKG, from the coding sequence ATGGACACATCCCCCCGCTCTCTCCAGGCCGATGAGGCCTACCGCGAGTTCCTGCTGACGCGAGGTCCTGGCCGGCTGCGCCAGCTGTCCGTGCTCGGTGTGGTGGCCACCGCGGTGCTGTTCGCGTTGGACGTGCTGAACGTGCTCGTGGCGACGGGCGGGGAGGCCAGCCTGGGGGACATTGCCCTGGCGCGGCTGCCCTGGGTGCTGGTGCCGCTGCTGCTGGGGGTGCTGCGTGGGGTGCTGGGCCCGGCGGACGTGCCGGTGGCGGCGTTCCTGGCCACGGGGCTGTTCTCCATCGGCAACGATTGGACCTTCTACCAGATAGGGACGGCGGGCTCGGGCTACCACGTGGTGCTGGTGTTCCTGAACGCGCTGGTGGGCCCGTCGGTGATGCCGATCGGCCGGTGGGCGAGGCTGGGCTTCTACGGGCTGCTGGCGCTGGCGCACGTGGCCTTCGACATGCTGCTGTCGGGCGCGCCGCTGGCGAGCAAGCTGGTGCTGGACGTCACGCTGCTGGTGGCCCTGGTGGCGGTGGGCGTGCTGCTGGAGTCGCTGCACGGTGGGCACCGGCGGCAGTTCCTCCTGCGGCGCGAGATGCAGGCGGCGCTCAAGGAGCTGGAGACGTCGCGGAGCAAGGTGGTGGAGACGGGGCGGACGCTGGCGGGCTCGGCGCAGGTGCTGTCGTCGACCATCTCGGAGATGTCGCAGCAGGCGGCGCACGTGCGGATGGCGGCGCTGCGGATCGCCTCGGCGAGCGAGCAGATGGCGAGCGCGGCGGGGACGCTGTTCCGGCACTCGAGGGCGAGCGCGACGCAGGCGGAGGAGGCGCAGCGGTACACGGGCGAGGTGGACTCGCTGGTGAGCGGGATGGAGAGCAGCATGACGGCCATCGCGCACGCGGTGGGCCGCAGCGCGCTGAGCGTGCAGAAGCTGGAGGAGAGCTCGGACCGGATCCACGGCTTCGTGGAGACGATTCAGGAGATGGCGGCGGCGACGAACATGCTGGCGCTGAACGCCGGAATCGAGGCGGCGCGAGCGGGGGAGCACGGCCGGGGCTTCGCGGTGGTGGCCAAGGAGGTGGGCAAGCTGGCGGAGGAGTCGGGGAGGAGCTCGGCGCAGATTGGAGCGGTGGTGGGTGGGGTGACGCGGCAGATGGCGGAGACGCTGCAGGCGGTGGGGAACATCCGGGAGACGACGGCGCGCTTCACACCGGTGCTGGAGTCGGCGAGGACGACGCTGCGCTCCATCCGCGAGACGGTGCTGCAGAACCAGCAGTTGATGGAGAAGAGCTCGGGCGAGGCGGAGCGGCAGGCGGAGCAGACGACGCACATCTCGCAGGGGTGCGCGAGGCTGTTGGAGCTGGTGGACACGTACGCCCAGATGGGGACGGACGTATCGGCGACGGCGCTGCAGCTGGGCAAGATGGCGGACGAGCTGAAGAAGCTGTTGCCAGAGGAGTCACAACCGAAGACCCCCCCCTCTCCCTCCGGGAGAGGGAAAGGGTGA
- a CDS encoding DUF819 family protein, translated as MTIIQVLFCVFFPVVAIWASERFRAVRFLGPVTLCYVAGVFAANVPGVRLSGETAMSVSEAAVPLAIPLLLFSTDVREWPKLARSLLISFALACVAAVVSAGLVGWFFRDRTDEWWKIAGMLVGVYVGGTANMAAIGRVLEARSETFILLNAADLAAGGAYLIVLLTFAQRLLLRFMRPFTAAPHHEAFEHPGERLGVWTRHHLREMGLGFALSVLIVAVALGATWAMFRKLEAGPALLGITTLGILASLSKRIRALTGAYELGEYVLLVFCVAMGSLADARLLGGGSMMLALFVVLVMGLAIVLHVALSALLRIDVDSTIICSTATIYGPAQIGPVAAALKNRSLVGPGLTLGLAGLALGNYLGLATAWGLRWLAGG; from the coding sequence ATGACGATCATCCAGGTGCTGTTCTGCGTGTTCTTCCCGGTGGTGGCCATCTGGGCGTCGGAACGCTTCCGCGCGGTGCGGTTCCTCGGCCCGGTGACGCTCTGCTACGTGGCGGGAGTGTTCGCCGCGAACGTGCCCGGGGTGCGGCTCTCGGGGGAGACGGCGATGAGCGTGAGCGAGGCCGCCGTGCCCCTGGCCATTCCCCTGCTGCTGTTCTCCACGGATGTACGCGAGTGGCCGAAGCTCGCGCGCTCGCTGCTCATCTCCTTCGCGCTGGCGTGCGTGGCGGCGGTCGTCTCGGCGGGCCTCGTCGGCTGGTTCTTCCGGGACAGGACGGACGAGTGGTGGAAGATCGCCGGCATGTTGGTGGGAGTGTACGTCGGGGGGACCGCCAACATGGCCGCGATCGGGCGCGTGCTGGAGGCGCGGAGCGAGACCTTCATCCTGCTCAACGCGGCGGACCTGGCGGCGGGAGGCGCCTACCTCATCGTGCTGCTCACCTTCGCGCAGCGGCTGCTCCTGCGCTTCATGCGGCCCTTCACCGCGGCGCCGCACCACGAGGCCTTCGAGCACCCCGGGGAGCGGCTCGGCGTCTGGACGCGGCACCACCTGCGGGAGATGGGGCTCGGCTTCGCGCTCTCGGTGCTCATCGTGGCGGTGGCCCTGGGCGCGACGTGGGCCATGTTCCGGAAGCTGGAGGCCGGCCCGGCCCTGCTCGGCATCACCACGCTGGGCATCCTGGCCTCGCTGTCGAAGCGGATCCGCGCGCTGACGGGGGCCTATGAGCTGGGGGAGTACGTGCTGCTCGTCTTCTGCGTGGCCATGGGCTCGCTGGCGGATGCGCGGCTGCTGGGCGGGGGCAGCATGATGCTGGCGCTCTTCGTGGTGCTGGTGATGGGGCTCGCCATCGTCCTCCACGTCGCGCTCTCGGCGCTGCTGCGCATCGACGTGGACAGCACGATCATCTGCTCGACCGCGACCATCTACGGACCGGCGCAGATAGGCCCGGTGGCGGCGGCGCTGAAGAACCGCAGCCTGGTGGGGCCCGGCCTCACGCTCGGGCTGGCGGGCCTGGCGCTGGGCAACTACCTCGGGCTCGCCACGGCCTGGGGGCTGCGCTGGCTCGCGGGCGGCTGA
- a CDS encoding aldo/keto reductase, which produces MPLNHYVTLGRSGLRVSPLCLGAMTFGDDLGWGSSVQDSNAIMDRFLALGGNFIDTANAYTRGHSEKIIGDHIGRTPSRRDRVVIATKFFGNLFPEDPNGGGAGAKALIASTHESLRRLRTDYIDLLWMHAWDRHTPIEETMRALDDLVRAGKVRYIGFSDTPAWKTAQAQLVAQFRGWTPLVALQIEYSLLERTVEGELIPMAQELGLGVTPWSPLKSGVLSGKYTRENAGKVKAGRGAWVESNLNERAYSVIDVLQRVAKEVGATPAHVALAWVQNRPGVTSTIIGARTMEQLEANLGALDVKLSPAHVAALDEVSQPTLNFPAAFLQGSPTFMHGGLTVNGVSAPPLPWAPKSDAERY; this is translated from the coding sequence ATGCCTCTCAACCACTACGTCACCCTCGGCCGCTCCGGCCTGCGCGTCAGCCCCCTCTGCCTCGGCGCCATGACCTTTGGCGATGACCTCGGCTGGGGCTCCAGCGTCCAGGACTCCAACGCCATCATGGACCGCTTCCTCGCCCTGGGCGGCAACTTCATCGACACCGCCAACGCCTACACGCGCGGCCACTCGGAGAAAATCATCGGCGACCACATCGGCCGCACGCCCTCGCGCCGCGACCGCGTCGTCATCGCCACCAAGTTCTTCGGCAACCTCTTCCCCGAGGATCCCAACGGCGGCGGTGCCGGCGCCAAGGCGCTCATCGCCTCCACCCACGAGTCCCTGCGCCGCCTGCGGACGGACTACATCGACCTGCTGTGGATGCACGCGTGGGACCGCCACACCCCCATCGAGGAGACGATGCGCGCCCTGGATGACCTCGTGCGCGCCGGCAAGGTCCGCTACATCGGCTTCTCGGATACTCCCGCGTGGAAGACGGCCCAGGCGCAGCTCGTCGCGCAGTTCCGCGGCTGGACACCGCTCGTGGCGCTGCAAATCGAGTACTCGCTGCTGGAGCGCACCGTGGAGGGCGAGCTCATCCCCATGGCCCAGGAGCTGGGGCTGGGGGTGACGCCCTGGTCCCCCCTGAAGAGCGGCGTGCTCAGCGGCAAGTACACCCGGGAGAACGCCGGCAAGGTGAAGGCCGGCCGCGGCGCGTGGGTGGAGAGCAACCTCAACGAGCGCGCCTACTCCGTCATCGACGTGCTGCAACGCGTCGCGAAGGAGGTGGGCGCCACCCCCGCGCACGTGGCGCTCGCCTGGGTGCAGAACCGCCCCGGCGTCACCTCCACCATCATCGGCGCTCGCACGATGGAGCAGCTCGAGGCCAACCTGGGCGCACTGGACGTGAAGCTCTCCCCGGCCCACGTGGCCGCGCTCGACGAGGTCTCCCAGCCGACGCTCAACTTCCCCGCCGCCTTCCTCCAGGGCTCGCCCACCTTCATGCACGGAGGGCTCACCGTGAACGGCGTCTCCGCGCCCCCGCTGCCCTGGGCGCCGAAGTCGGACGCGGAGCGGTACTAG
- a CDS encoding pre-toxin TG domain-containing protein, whose product MLLVSLVACSGPGYAGRSPRSGTLRYEPGGSFRHSRALSPEEAAHWKAVEARLEEYLQWGMLLMETHASHLRRIAPGHLLTEHPLREKSLDALVRATLAWAYSHTQDPDFLRRSPSEVALYLLASRSSLATAIELGKQAPPHLDYSPPPADSYTQEELVAELAIGLTPVVGDVSDLAAALSGQSITGHPLSDTERLIHVLGVVLPFANGKLLKEGGETALERVALVTGRSLHEVRVLSRVASQLSAQDVKEIERILQRAADRGGTLADEELAFLRKVAGKLEKPLDEATAALRRGQKPPLLGARALPTGARMLPGSAEHLAQCWVDYQFRHPLKYRRFSYAVDPEWERLYRSILANKPAGSAFEDSILKAASFEKNTALMLPPPGSQAVGFIPDSVRGNPGELLWGQPYHFVEAKGRQELALTGNLKAMIDYVSKYGGHIELWIRSAGHPAGKTRLTNPLQQDLRALIQDGRAAIKYFP is encoded by the coding sequence ATGCTCCTGGTGTCCCTGGTGGCCTGTTCCGGACCCGGGTACGCGGGCAGGTCGCCTCGCTCGGGCACGCTGCGCTACGAGCCTGGCGGCTCCTTCAGACACTCCCGCGCCCTGAGCCCGGAGGAGGCCGCGCATTGGAAGGCCGTGGAGGCCAGGCTCGAGGAGTACCTGCAATGGGGCATGCTCCTCATGGAGACGCATGCCTCGCACCTGCGCCGCATCGCTCCCGGCCACCTCCTCACCGAGCACCCCCTGCGTGAGAAGTCCCTCGACGCCCTCGTGCGCGCCACCCTCGCCTGGGCCTACTCGCACACGCAGGACCCTGACTTCCTGCGCCGCAGCCCCTCGGAAGTCGCCCTCTACCTGCTGGCCAGCCGCTCCTCCCTGGCCACCGCCATCGAGCTGGGTAAGCAGGCTCCTCCCCACCTCGACTACTCCCCTCCTCCCGCGGACTCGTACACCCAAGAGGAACTGGTGGCGGAGCTGGCCATCGGCCTCACTCCCGTTGTCGGTGACGTGTCGGACCTCGCGGCCGCCCTCTCCGGCCAGAGCATCACCGGCCATCCGCTCAGTGACACCGAGCGGCTCATCCACGTGCTGGGCGTGGTGCTGCCCTTCGCCAACGGCAAGCTGCTCAAAGAGGGCGGAGAGACGGCCCTGGAGCGGGTGGCGCTCGTCACCGGCAGGAGTCTGCACGAGGTGCGGGTGCTCTCCCGCGTCGCTTCCCAGCTGAGCGCCCAGGACGTGAAGGAAATCGAGCGCATCCTCCAGCGGGCCGCGGACAGGGGTGGCACCCTGGCCGATGAGGAGCTGGCCTTCCTGCGGAAGGTGGCCGGCAAGTTGGAGAAGCCCTTGGACGAGGCTACCGCGGCCCTGCGTCGCGGGCAGAAACCACCCCTGCTGGGAGCGCGGGCCCTTCCCACTGGCGCACGCATGCTGCCCGGCAGCGCCGAGCACCTGGCACAGTGCTGGGTGGACTACCAGTTCCGCCACCCGCTCAAGTACCGGCGCTTCTCCTACGCCGTCGACCCCGAGTGGGAGCGCCTCTACCGCTCCATCCTCGCCAACAAGCCGGCGGGCAGTGCCTTCGAGGACTCCATCCTCAAGGCCGCCAGCTTCGAGAAGAACACCGCGCTGATGCTGCCCCCACCGGGCAGCCAGGCCGTGGGCTTCATCCCTGACTCAGTGCGTGGCAACCCCGGCGAGTTGCTGTGGGGTCAGCCCTACCACTTCGTCGAGGCCAAGGGTCGCCAGGAGCTGGCTCTTACCGGGAATCTCAAGGCGATGATTGATTACGTGAGCAAGTATGGGGGCCACATCGAACTGTGGATTCGTTCCGCCGGCCACCCAGCAGGCAAGACTCGACTCACGAATCCGCTTCAGCAAGATTTGAGAGCGCTCATCCAAGATGGCAGGGCAGCCATCAAATACTTCCCGTAG
- a CDS encoding aldo/keto reductase, producing MEKRVFGPTGVSVPVLGQGTWQMEGDDREGAIRSLQVGLDLGLTHVDTAELYGYGEVEELVAEAIAGRRDEVFLVSKVMPNNATYEGTLKACERSLRKLKTDRLDCYLLHWPGAHPLEETLRAFERLRTDGKIRAWGVSNFDVDDLEEVLELVGPGKLACNQVLYHLRERYIEHRVLPWCERHGVALVGYSPFGSGDFPGAESPDGRVLEEVARAHGATPRQVALKFLTRRAPLFAIPKASHEAHTRDNAAADGLRLTGEELARLEAAFPPGPVQRELPVV from the coding sequence ATGGAGAAGCGCGTCTTCGGCCCCACGGGTGTGTCCGTGCCGGTGCTCGGGCAGGGCACCTGGCAGATGGAGGGAGATGACCGGGAGGGAGCCATCCGCTCGCTCCAGGTGGGGCTGGACCTGGGCCTGACGCACGTGGACACGGCGGAGCTCTACGGCTACGGCGAGGTGGAGGAGCTGGTGGCCGAGGCGATCGCCGGGCGGCGCGACGAGGTCTTCCTCGTGTCCAAGGTGATGCCCAACAACGCCACCTACGAGGGGACGCTGAAGGCCTGCGAGCGCTCCCTCCGGAAGCTGAAGACGGACCGTCTGGACTGCTACCTGCTGCACTGGCCGGGGGCACACCCCCTGGAGGAGACCCTTCGCGCCTTCGAGCGGCTGCGGACGGACGGAAAAATCCGGGCCTGGGGGGTGAGCAACTTCGACGTGGACGACCTGGAGGAGGTGCTGGAGCTGGTGGGGCCGGGGAAGCTGGCCTGCAACCAGGTGCTCTACCACCTGCGCGAGCGCTACATCGAGCACCGGGTGTTGCCGTGGTGCGAGCGGCACGGGGTGGCGCTGGTGGGCTACAGCCCCTTTGGCAGCGGAGACTTCCCAGGGGCTGAGAGTCCGGACGGGCGGGTGCTGGAGGAGGTGGCGCGGGCGCACGGGGCGACGCCGCGCCAGGTGGCGTTGAAGTTCCTCACGCGCCGTGCACCCCTCTTCGCCATCCCCAAGGCGAGCCACGAGGCACACACCCGGGACAACGCGGCGGCGGACGGGCTGCGGCTGACGGGGGAGGAGCTCGCCCGGCTGGAGGCCGCCTTCCCCCCGGGGCCGGTACAGCGGGAGCTGCCGGTGGTGTAG